A window from Sus scrofa isolate TJ Tabasco breed Duroc chromosome 2, Sscrofa11.1, whole genome shotgun sequence encodes these proteins:
- the LOC100515195 gene encoding olfactory receptor 2M3-like yields the protein MAWENQSFNSEFILLGIFDHSPTHIFLFCLVLGIFTVAFMGNTVMVLLIYLDTQLHIPMYLFLSQLSLMDLMLICTTVPKMAFNYLSGRKSISLAGCGTQIFLYVSLLGSECFLLAAMAYDRYIAICHPLRYSVLMSQKICCLMAVPSWIIGLLDGVIVIAVALSFPYCGAREIPHFFCDVPALLTLSCTNTLLFERLMFICCVIMLLFPVAVIIASYTHVILAVIRMRSGEGRSRAFATCSSHLMVVGMYYGAAMFIYMRPVSDRSPTEDRMVSAFYTILTPMLNPLIYSLRNKEVFRAFIKVLRKGKSGEKIA from the coding sequence ATGGCTTGGGAGAATCAGAGTTTCAACTCTGAATTCATCCTACTGGGAATATTTGATCACAGCCCCACACACATCTTCCTCTTCTGTCTGGTCTTGGGCATCTTCACAGTGGCCTTCATGGGAAACACTGTTATGGTTCTCCTCATCTACCTGGACACCCAGCTCCACATCCCCATGTACTTGTTCCTCAGCCAACTCTCCCTCATGGACCTCATGCTTATCTGTACCACTGTACCCAAGATGGCCTTCAACTACTTGTCTGGAAGGAAGTCCATCTCTTTGGCTGGCTGTGGAACCCAGATATTCTTATATGTGTCCCTGCTTGGATCTGAATGTTTCCTGTTGGCTGCAATGGCCTATGACCGGTACATAGCCATTTGCCACCCATTACGGTACTCTGTTCTCATGAGCCAGAAGATCTGCTGTCTCATGGCTGTTCCCTCCTGGATCATTGGCCTTCTTGATGGTGTAATTGTTATTGCTGTTGCATTGTCTTTCCCATATTGTGGTGCTCGGGAAATACCCCATTTTTTCTGTGATGTCCCTGCCCTTCTCACTCTTTCATGCACTAACACATTGCTCTTTGAAAGGTTAATGTTTATTTGCTGTGTAATCATGCTTCTTTTCCCTGTAGCAGTCATCATTGCATCCTACACTCATGTTATTCTGGCTGTCATTCGCATGAGATCTGGAGAGGGTCGCAGCAGAGCTTTTGCCACCTGTTCCTCTCACCTCATGGTGGTGGGGATGTACTATGGAGCTGCCATGTTCATATATATGAGACCTGTTTCTGATCGTTCCCCGACGGAGGACAGGATGGTGTCAGCCTTCTACACTATCCTTACTCCCATGCTGAATCCCCTTATCTACAGTCTCCGCAACAAGGAAGTGTTTAGAGCATTCATCAAGGTATTAAGGAAGGGAAAATCTGGAGAGAAAATtgcctaa